A window of Chloroflexota bacterium genomic DNA:
GCAGTCTACGAAGTGCTTGACCTCGTGGAAGATAGCGCCCACGTAGTTCTCGTCCAGCGTCGGGCCGTACCACGTGTCGTGGGTCTCGACCTGCTCTTGGCCTATCGTCATGCTCGTGGCGGGGGCGCAATCTATACGGATCATCCCCTCGGTACCGACGGCGTCGAGGCGCGCGTCCAGCGCCCGATACGTCTGACCGGGCAAGGTCCAGGCATGCTCGAAGCTGGCAACGGCGCCGGAGGCGAATTTTACGAGCGTAAAGACCGCGTCATCGATGCCGAGTTTTGTCGCCAGCACCTGGTGCGACTCCGCGGTTACGCGCACCACCGGCTCGTCCACCATCGAGAGCACGTATTCGATGTCGTGAATGCCCAAGAACTGCAACACCGTGGTGTTGCCCTCGAACTTCTCGGCGCTGGTGATGGGATTATTGCGGCGGGCGAAGACGTGAATGATGTCGCCGATTGCGCCGCGCCGGTAGTCTTCCAAAGGCATGGCGTAGCGGGGGTCGAAGTGGAGCGTGTGCCCCACCAGCAGCGTGATGCCGGTGCGCTCCACTGCGGCGACCATGTCGTCTGCATCGGCAACGTCAATGGCCAAAGGCTTTTCAAGCAATATGTGCTTGCCAGCCTCCGCTGCCGCAATCACGGCGTCACGGTGGTCCCAGTCCGGCAGGCAGATGCTCACCGCCTGAATGTCGTCACGCGCAAGCAAGTCGTGCCAGTCGGTGTGGACGGCTGCGCCGGCCGGATCGGCGGCTGCGTGGGCGGCTTGCGCATTCAGGTCTGCTACCGCACGCAGCTCCACCTCGGGAAGTTGCCGGTAGACGTTGGCGTGCCGCTGCCCCATCTGTCCGGCGGCAATGACGCCGATGCCGATCTGGTTCATTTCCCCGTTCTCCATTTAGTAGACCTCGGTATCGGTGTGTGTGGCAGGTATTGTGAAGCTATGCTAAACTGGTGGAAATCGGCTTGATTGCGGCATCTTCCCCTTACCCCGGCCGTCTCCCCAGGAAGAGCGAGTGTCCTTGCAACGCTGACCAAGACTGTGCAGTGGGTTCCTCAAGGAGTGTGTGCAATCTCGGGCAATCTCTCGGGGGCCGGCTGGTTACTTTCCTATATATGCTCCGCGATCAGGTCGGCCGGTCGCACCGGCTGGCCGGTGAGGATCGAGCGTTCGGCAGCTTCTATCATGGCGACTACGGCCAGGCCGTCCCGTGCCGGTATCGCCGGTTCGCCGCCGTCCAGCACGCAGTCCACCATGTTGCGCATGGAATTGCCCCAGGAGTGGTCAGTCTTGAAGTACGACCACATCTTGGGCCGTATCGTCAGTTGGCGGGACTCGGTATCCAAGGTGAAACCGCGATTCGAGCGATCAAGGGTAACCTTGCCCTTCGTCCCATACAGGGAGAGGTATTGTTCGACGATAGCAGGGTACCCTTCCGGCACAATCCAGGAAGTCTCAAAGGTGATTGTGCAATTCTCGAATTCCACCATGGCCTGCACGAAGTCATAGGCATCCACGCCCTTCTCAGGCAGCAGGCGCTTTTCGCCGCGGGCATAGACGCTGACCGCTTCTTGGCCGATGACCCAGCGCATGTAGTCCATGGTGTGAGGGAAGAGGAACCAGTGGGGTCCGGACTGACTGCCCCACGAAAGCATCTGCGTGGGCACCCATATCGTGTCGGAGAGGCGCGAGAAGCCAAAAACCGGCTCGCCAATCTCGCCGCTTTGCACACAATCGCGCAGTTCTTGAATGTCGTTTACCCAGCGATTGCCAAGGCTCACGCTGAACAAGCGATTGTTGCGTTCGGCGGCTTGTACCATTGCCACGGCGTCGGCGACGGTGGTGGCCAGCGGCTTCTCGACGAGCACGTGCTTGCCGGCTTCCAGCATGGTAACGACCGCGTCGCGGTGGGCGAAATCGGGTGTAGCCACGCTTACGAGCGCTGCGTCTGAGGCTGCAATTGCCTCTAAGTTGGGGGCAACCTGGCAATCCAGGCGTTCTGCCACAGCCTGTGCGCGCTCGGGATTGGCGTCGTAAACTTGCGAGAGATTCGACCGTTCATACGCGGCATAGACGTCGGCGTGCTGCTCCCCAATGAGTCCAACACCGACAACAGCGGTATTCAGGCGGTCACCCACCATGGCCATCCCCTTAGGCGACGCTACCTAACCTCGAATTCCTCAGTCCACGAAATCTCGCCTTCAGCAGCCACTGCCGTCACCACAATAGTGTACGTGCCGGGCTCAAGCGTTTCGGGCACGGTCCAGGTCCACCGCACATAACCGTCATCTCCCGCCATCTTGGATGTGAACTCCTCGATGGCTATGGTCTCCTCACCGCGCATCAGCGCAGGGGTGAGCTCGCTACCTTCTTTAGAAGCCGCGTGAAGAATTGCTTCTTTCCCACGGTGAACGATCTCGGAATACGTGAGGATGCGTAAGGGGATGAACTGCGCTTCTTCAGGCGGCGCTTCCCCAATGCCAAGCCTACAGGCGCTTAGAAGCGTGCCGCCAGCGACTACCAAGAAAAGACGTCTTCGCATTACTTTCCTCCACTCAACGGAGCGATATTCATAGGTTCTCTATCACAATGACTACGTCTCCTAACCTTCGCGCAGCAGACCTCACCGTCCTTAGCCGCACCAGCGTCAGCCGCATCGGCATCAGCCGCATTGGCGTGAGCCAATACGAATTGGTCGTCCTTCTTCAATGGACTGATATGCAGCGAGGATGGCTTCCACCCCGGCGCGACCGTCTTCCCCTGTGACCAATGGAGAGCGTCCAGCGATAATTGCTTCGCAAAAATCCTTAAGCAAATAGTAATTCATTGACTCTGATGTATCAATCGACGAGACAGAACCACTCTTCGCTTCAGTGCGCACCAGGGCTTGTCCCGTGATTTCAATTTCGATCATGCCCCTGGTTCCGAGCAGGCGAAGATAGACGTTGCCCCACTTGGACCAGTTTTCCGGTCGATTCCATGAGGGGTCGGTGGAGGCCAGGATACCGCCTTCAAACGTCTCGACGAGGATTGCGACGTCATCCACGGCAATGTGCGGCCGCTTCAGCGTGTCTCCCTCGGCGTACACCTCCACAATTTCTTTACCCGTAAACCACCGCATCAGGTCGGTGACGTGTACGATATGGTCGCGAATCGTGCCGCCGCCGGAGCGTTGCGGATCGATGAACCACCCTTCTGTAAACGGCCTGAGATGGTTCGTGCCGTGCATGGCGAGGATATCGCCAATCTCCCCGTTTTCCACGCGCTGCTTGGCCTGCCACGCGACGGGCGCAAAGCGACAGGGGTAGGCGGTGGCCAAGTGCACACCGGCATCGCGGCAGGCGGCAATCATCGCGTCTGCTTCTTCCAGCGTGATGCAGAGCGGCTTCTCGCAGAGGACGTGCTTGCCGGCTTGCGCTGCATCGATGGTCATCTGCGCGTGGTCGGCGTTGGCAGAGCAGATCGAGACTGCTTCCACCTCGTCGAGCTCCAAGAGTTCGTGATAGTCGGAAAAGACTTTTACATCCGGCGCTGCCGGATGGGCGGCGAGCATAGCATGCATGCTATTGAGCTGTTCGGGCACGGCATCGGCTGCGGCAACGAGATTTGCCGAAGGTAGTTCGAGCATGGCAGAAACGTACCCGTTCTGATGGCCGTGGTCGAACGAAATGACGCCAATATTCAACGCGCGCGTTGCACTCATATCGTCACTGCTTCATTTCTATCAATGCTCTCCATGGCTGCCCAGAAAGCGCGCAGCGCAGGCAAGGCATCAGGAAGGCTTGAGAGCTCCGCTTCTTCTGCTTGCCATGACTGCACGTAGGCGGCGGCCATTTTCTCATATGGCGTGCGGTGGTATGCCTCCGTGAGCGACACTCCGCCCTCGGACGCCATCCAGAAGCTCCGGGCATTGGAGTCGTATTCCACCATGCCATCGCGTCCGGTGACTTCGATTACTTCTTT
This region includes:
- a CDS encoding Gfo/Idh/MocA family oxidoreductase produces the protein MNQIGIGVIAAGQMGQRHANVYRQLPEVELRAVADLNAQAAHAAADPAGAAVHTDWHDLLARDDIQAVSICLPDWDHRDAVIAAAEAGKHILLEKPLAIDVADADDMVAAVERTGITLLVGHTLHFDPRYAMPLEDYRRGAIGDIIHVFARRNNPITSAEKFEGNTTVLQFLGIHDIEYVLSMVDEPVVRVTAESHQVLATKLGIDDAVFTLVKFASGAVASFEHAWTLPGQTYRALDARLDAVGTEGMIRIDCAPATSMTIGQEQVETHDTWYGPTLDENYVGAIFHEVKHFVDCVRTGKEPAVKLVHAYEAVRVVDAAQRSAASGKPVNLATGT
- a CDS encoding Gfo/Idh/MocA family oxidoreductase; its protein translation is MVGDRLNTAVVGVGLIGEQHADVYAAYERSNLSQVYDANPERAQAVAERLDCQVAPNLEAIAASDAALVSVATPDFAHRDAVVTMLEAGKHVLVEKPLATTVADAVAMVQAAERNNRLFSVSLGNRWVNDIQELRDCVQSGEIGEPVFGFSRLSDTIWVPTQMLSWGSQSGPHWFLFPHTMDYMRWVIGQEAVSVYARGEKRLLPEKGVDAYDFVQAMVEFENCTITFETSWIVPEGYPAIVEQYLSLYGTKGKVTLDRSNRGFTLDTESRQLTIRPKMWSYFKTDHSWGNSMRNMVDCVLDGGEPAIPARDGLAVVAMIEAAERSILTGQPVRPADLIAEHI
- a CDS encoding Gfo/Idh/MocA family oxidoreductase, with the protein product MSATRALNIGVISFDHGHQNGYVSAMLELPSANLVAAADAVPEQLNSMHAMLAAHPAAPDVKVFSDYHELLELDEVEAVSICSANADHAQMTIDAAQAGKHVLCEKPLCITLEEADAMIAACRDAGVHLATAYPCRFAPVAWQAKQRVENGEIGDILAMHGTNHLRPFTEGWFIDPQRSGGGTIRDHIVHVTDLMRWFTGKEIVEVYAEGDTLKRPHIAVDDVAILVETFEGGILASTDPSWNRPENWSKWGNVYLRLLGTRGMIEIEITGQALVRTEAKSGSVSSIDTSESMNYYLLKDFCEAIIAGRSPLVTGEDGRAGVEAILAAYQSIEEGRPIRIGSRQCG